In the Streptomyces sp. 3214.6 genome, GAAGGAGCTGCCCATGGAGTACGCCCTCGAGCTCAACCGGCTGATCGAGCTGCAGATGGAAGGCGCGGTCGGTTAAGACCCACCCCCCGACAGCAGCGAGCAATTTCTGACGTAGGAAGAGAGCAGACCGACAGCCATGGCTGAGGCTCAGAACATCCCCGTGGGGTCCACCACCGCGGGCCAGATCGCGGTGGCCGCCGAGTCGACCGTCGCCACGCGCATGAGCGCGCCCCCGTCCTTCGACGTCGCGGACTTCCCGGTCCCGCACGGCCGTGAGGAGGAGTGGCGGTTCACGCCGCTGGAGCGGCTGCGCGGGCTGCACGACGGCACCGCCGTCGCGACCGGCGAGGCCGTCAAGGTCGCCGTCGAGGCCCCCGAGGGCGTCACCGTCGAACTCGTGGACCGTGACGACCAGCGGCTCGGCAAGGCCGGCACCCCCGTGGACCGGGTCGCCGCCCAGGCGTACTCCGCGTTCGAGAAGGCCGGCGTGGTCACCGTCCCCAAGGAGACGGTGCTCACCGAGCCGATCCGCATCGCGGTGCACGGCGAGGGCGGGGTGGCCTACGGCCACCAGGTCATCGAGCTGGGCGCCTTCGCCGAGGCCGTCGTCGTCATCGACCACACCGGTGACGCCGTGATCGCCGCCAACGTCGACTACATCCTGGGCGACGGCGCCAAGCTCACCGTCGTCTCCGTCCAGGACTGGGACGACAAGGCCGTGCACGTGGCCCAGCACAACGCCCTCATCGGGCGGGACGCGAGCTTCAAGTCGGTCGTGGTGACCTTCGGCGGCGACCTCGTCCGCCTGCACCCGCGCGTCGCGTACGCCGGTACCGGCGGCGAGGCCGAGCTGCTCGGTCTGTACTTCACGGACGCCGGTCAGCACCAGGAGCACCGCCTGCTGGTCGACCACAACGTCCCGCACTGCAAGTCCAACGTCGTCTACAAGGGCGCCCTCCAGGGCGACAACGCCCACGCGGTGTGGATCGGCGACGTGCTCATCGAGGCCAAGGCCGAGGGCACGGACACCTACGAGATGAACCGCAACCTGGTGCTGACCGACGGCGCCCGGGTCGACTCCGTGCCGAACCTGGAGATCGAGACCGGCGAGATCGTCGGCGCCGGGCACGCCTCCGCCACCGGCCGGTTCGACGACGAGCAGCTCTTCTACCTGATGGCCCGCGGCATCCCGGCCGACGAGGCCCGTCGCCTGGTGGTCCGCGGCTTCTTCGCCGAGCTGGTCCAGCAGATCGGTGTCGACGACATCGAGGAGCGCCTGCTCGCCAGGATCGAGACCGAGCTGGAGGCCACGGTCTGATGACGGCCTTCGTACGCGCCTGCGGACTGAGCGAGCTGGAGGAGGACACCCCGAAGCGGGTGGAACTCGACGGCACGCCGGTCTCGGTCGTCCGCACCGAGGGGGAGGTGTTCGCCATCCACGACGTCTGCTCCCACGCGAACGTCTCGCTCTCGGAGGGCGAGGTGGAGGACTGCCAGATCGAGTGCTGGCTGCACGGCTCCAGCTTCGACCTCCGCACCGGTAAGCCGTCCGGCCTTCCCGCGACGCGCCCCGTCCCCGTATACCCCGTAAAGATCGAAGGGGACGACGTGCTCGTCTCCCTCACCCAGGAGTCCTGAGGCACCCATGGCAACGCTTGAAATCCGAGACCTGCACGTCACCGTCGAGGCCGACAACGCCACGAAGGAGATCCTCAAGGGCGTCGACCTCACTGTGAAGCAGGGCGAGACGCACGCCATCATGGGCCCCAACGGCTCCGGCAAGTCGACCCTCGCCTACTCGCTCGCGGGTCACCCGAAGTACACGATCACCGGCGGCACCGTGCTGCTCGACGGCGAGGACGTCCTGGAGATGTCCGTTGACGAGCGCGCCCGCGCGGGCCTGTTCCTGGCGATGCAGTACCCGGTCGAGGTCCCCGGCGTCTCGGTCTCCAACTTCCTCCGTACGTCCGCCACCGCCATCCGCGGCGAGGCCCCCAAGCTGCGCCTGTGGGTGAAGGAGGTCAAGGAGGCCATGGAGCGCCTCAACATGGACCCCTCCTTCGCCGAGCGCAACGTCAACGAGGGCTTCTCCGGCGGTGAGAAGAAGCGCCACGAGATCCTCCAGCTGGAGCTGCTCAAGCCGAAGGTCGCGATCCTCGACGAGACGGACTCCGGTCTGGACGTCGACGCCCTGCGGGTCGTATCCGAGGGCGTCAACCGCGTCCGCGAGACCGGCGAGGTCGGCACCCTGCTGATCACGCACTACACGCGCATCCTGCGCTACATCAAGCCCGACTTCGTCCATGTCTTCTCCGCGGGCCGGATCGTCGAGTCCGGCGGCGCCGAACTCGCCGACAAGCTGGAGGAAGAGGGCTA is a window encoding:
- the sufC gene encoding Fe-S cluster assembly ATPase SufC, whose translation is MATLEIRDLHVTVEADNATKEILKGVDLTVKQGETHAIMGPNGSGKSTLAYSLAGHPKYTITGGTVLLDGEDVLEMSVDERARAGLFLAMQYPVEVPGVSVSNFLRTSATAIRGEAPKLRLWVKEVKEAMERLNMDPSFAERNVNEGFSGGEKKRHEILQLELLKPKVAILDETDSGLDVDALRVVSEGVNRVRETGEVGTLLITHYTRILRYIKPDFVHVFSAGRIVESGGAELADKLEEEGYEAYTKGGVSA
- a CDS encoding non-heme iron oxygenase ferredoxin subunit — encoded protein: MTAFVRACGLSELEEDTPKRVELDGTPVSVVRTEGEVFAIHDVCSHANVSLSEGEVEDCQIECWLHGSSFDLRTGKPSGLPATRPVPVYPVKIEGDDVLVSLTQES
- the sufD gene encoding Fe-S cluster assembly protein SufD; translated protein: MAEAQNIPVGSTTAGQIAVAAESTVATRMSAPPSFDVADFPVPHGREEEWRFTPLERLRGLHDGTAVATGEAVKVAVEAPEGVTVELVDRDDQRLGKAGTPVDRVAAQAYSAFEKAGVVTVPKETVLTEPIRIAVHGEGGVAYGHQVIELGAFAEAVVVIDHTGDAVIAANVDYILGDGAKLTVVSVQDWDDKAVHVAQHNALIGRDASFKSVVVTFGGDLVRLHPRVAYAGTGGEAELLGLYFTDAGQHQEHRLLVDHNVPHCKSNVVYKGALQGDNAHAVWIGDVLIEAKAEGTDTYEMNRNLVLTDGARVDSVPNLEIETGEIVGAGHASATGRFDDEQLFYLMARGIPADEARRLVVRGFFAELVQQIGVDDIEERLLARIETELEATV